In Phyllopteryx taeniolatus isolate TA_2022b chromosome 6, UOR_Ptae_1.2, whole genome shotgun sequence, one genomic interval encodes:
- the ino80e gene encoding INO80 complex subunit E isoform X1 yields MFLECTLAYLKKNKTLEMNGQADAEVDYKRKYKNLKRKLKFLVYEHECFQEELRRAQRKLLKVSRDKSFLLDRLLPYERVDEDSSDSDATVSSDNSEGEVLREREREREGAKKRRSNPGTCLPPSPSPHLSLLSRPGVHPLQSSASGTYLNTMPFPPEYLAPPAERVKKGTKTRAPKNKRDATGKVVSPLTASYPSGPAAASGAGGPFSWVPRQMLSGDAAEEDGESDVDSDRGDEDRGEGDEAELVIDIPNE; encoded by the exons ATGTTTCTTGAATGTACGCTtgcgtatctaaaaaaaaacaaaacgctgG AAATGAACGGCCAAGCGGACGCCGAAGTCGACTACAAGCGAAAGTACAAGAATCTCAAACGAAAACTGAAATTTCTGGTTTAT gaACACGAATGCTTCCAAGAGGAGCTGAGGAGGGCACAGAGAAAACTGCTCAAAGTGTCCCGGGACAAAAG CTTCCTTCTGGACCGACTGCTGCCGTATGAGAGGGTGGATGAAGACTCCTCAG ATTCCGACGCGACTGTGTCCTCGGACAACAGCGAGGGAGAAGTACTTCGGGAGAGGGAACGAGAACGGGAAGGAGCAAAGAA GCGAAGGAGTAACCCCGGCACGTGTCTACCGCCATCACCCTCACCTCACCTCTCCCTGCTGTCCCGTCCAGGCGTACACCCGCTGCAGTCCTCCGCCTCCGGAACTTACCTCAACACT ATGCCCTTCCCACCTGAGTATTTGGCTCCCCCTGCTGAACGAGTGAAGAAAGGGACGAAAACAAGGGCGCCCAAAAACAAGAGAGACGCAACTGGGAAG GTGGTCTCGCCCCTGACGGCCAGTTACCCATCAGGCCCGGCGGCGGCTTCGGGTGCTGGCGGGCCCTTCAGCTGGGTCCCTCGACAGATGCTCAGCGGAGACGCCGCTGAGGAGGACGGCGAGAGCGACGTGGACAGCGACAGAGGAGACGAAGACAGAGGCGAGGGGGATGAGGCCGAGCTTGTCATTGACATACCTAACGAGTGA
- the ino80e gene encoding INO80 complex subunit E isoform X3: MFLECTLAYLKKNKTLEMNGQADAEVDYKRKYKNLKRKLKFLVYEHECFQEELRRAQRKLLKVSRDKSFLLDRLLPYERVDEDSSDSDATVSSDNSEGEVLREREREREGAKKRRSNPGTCLPPSPSPHLSLLSRPGVHPLQSSASGTYLNTVVSPLTASYPSGPAAASGAGGPFSWVPRQMLSGDAAEEDGESDVDSDRGDEDRGEGDEAELVIDIPNE, from the exons ATGTTTCTTGAATGTACGCTtgcgtatctaaaaaaaaacaaaacgctgG AAATGAACGGCCAAGCGGACGCCGAAGTCGACTACAAGCGAAAGTACAAGAATCTCAAACGAAAACTGAAATTTCTGGTTTAT gaACACGAATGCTTCCAAGAGGAGCTGAGGAGGGCACAGAGAAAACTGCTCAAAGTGTCCCGGGACAAAAG CTTCCTTCTGGACCGACTGCTGCCGTATGAGAGGGTGGATGAAGACTCCTCAG ATTCCGACGCGACTGTGTCCTCGGACAACAGCGAGGGAGAAGTACTTCGGGAGAGGGAACGAGAACGGGAAGGAGCAAAGAA GCGAAGGAGTAACCCCGGCACGTGTCTACCGCCATCACCCTCACCTCACCTCTCCCTGCTGTCCCGTCCAGGCGTACACCCGCTGCAGTCCTCCGCCTCCGGAACTTACCTCAACACT GTGGTCTCGCCCCTGACGGCCAGTTACCCATCAGGCCCGGCGGCGGCTTCGGGTGCTGGCGGGCCCTTCAGCTGGGTCCCTCGACAGATGCTCAGCGGAGACGCCGCTGAGGAGGACGGCGAGAGCGACGTGGACAGCGACAGAGGAGACGAAGACAGAGGCGAGGGGGATGAGGCCGAGCTTGTCATTGACATACCTAACGAGTGA
- the ino80e gene encoding INO80 complex subunit E isoform X2, which translates to MSLRPTQGREMNGQADAEVDYKRKYKNLKRKLKFLVYEHECFQEELRRAQRKLLKVSRDKSFLLDRLLPYERVDEDSSDSDATVSSDNSEGEVLREREREREGAKKRRSNPGTCLPPSPSPHLSLLSRPGVHPLQSSASGTYLNTMPFPPEYLAPPAERVKKGTKTRAPKNKRDATGKVVSPLTASYPSGPAAASGAGGPFSWVPRQMLSGDAAEEDGESDVDSDRGDEDRGEGDEAELVIDIPNE; encoded by the exons ATGTCGCTAAGACCGACCCAAGGAAGAG AAATGAACGGCCAAGCGGACGCCGAAGTCGACTACAAGCGAAAGTACAAGAATCTCAAACGAAAACTGAAATTTCTGGTTTAT gaACACGAATGCTTCCAAGAGGAGCTGAGGAGGGCACAGAGAAAACTGCTCAAAGTGTCCCGGGACAAAAG CTTCCTTCTGGACCGACTGCTGCCGTATGAGAGGGTGGATGAAGACTCCTCAG ATTCCGACGCGACTGTGTCCTCGGACAACAGCGAGGGAGAAGTACTTCGGGAGAGGGAACGAGAACGGGAAGGAGCAAAGAA GCGAAGGAGTAACCCCGGCACGTGTCTACCGCCATCACCCTCACCTCACCTCTCCCTGCTGTCCCGTCCAGGCGTACACCCGCTGCAGTCCTCCGCCTCCGGAACTTACCTCAACACT ATGCCCTTCCCACCTGAGTATTTGGCTCCCCCTGCTGAACGAGTGAAGAAAGGGACGAAAACAAGGGCGCCCAAAAACAAGAGAGACGCAACTGGGAAG GTGGTCTCGCCCCTGACGGCCAGTTACCCATCAGGCCCGGCGGCGGCTTCGGGTGCTGGCGGGCCCTTCAGCTGGGTCCCTCGACAGATGCTCAGCGGAGACGCCGCTGAGGAGGACGGCGAGAGCGACGTGGACAGCGACAGAGGAGACGAAGACAGAGGCGAGGGGGATGAGGCCGAGCTTGTCATTGACATACCTAACGAGTGA
- the LOC133479609 gene encoding E3 ubiquitin-protein ligase TRIM38-like isoform X1 yields the protein MYGKHMNDICNRDLSECKDKLVQAIKRIQHEVDESREAESETYIDSVELEGQFDSLEREIRAEFGNLHRFLDEEECKDLERLKREQGRALKRLKERENDIYQQRKDLEKAVAVLNSKLAEEESSKMLKDIQDLIKREVYSLILCYACLTTRPSIINILPHLIWSKQISGQICPAARGGQ from the exons ATGTACGGAAAGCACATGAACGACATCTGCAACAGAGACCTCTCTGAATGCAAG GACAAACTTGTCCAGGCTATTAAAAGAATCCAGCATGAAGTGGACGAGAGCAGGGAGGCAGAAAGTGAGACATACATAGACTCAGTAGAACTAGAG GGCCAGTTTGACAGTCTGGAACGAGAGATCCGAGCCGAGTTCGGGAACCTCCATCGCTTCCTGGATGAGGAGGAGTGCAAGGACCTGGAGCGACTGAAGAGGGAGCAAGGGAGAGCATTAAAGCGACTGAAGGAGAGGGAAAATGATATCTACCAGCAACGGAAAGACCTGGAGAAAGCTGTGGCCGTGCTCAACAGTAAACTAGCGGAGGAGGAGAGCTCCAAGATGCTAAAA GACATACAAGATCTCATTAAAAGGGAAGTATACTCATTAATCTTGTGTTACGCATGCCTCACAACACGCCCATCAATCATTAACATCCTACCCCACCTCATCTGGTCCAAACAGATCTCAGGTCAGATTTGTCCCGCCGCCAGAGGTGGACAGTGA
- the LOC133479609 gene encoding E3 ubiquitin-protein ligase TRIM39-like isoform X3, whose amino-acid sequence MYGKHMNDICNRDLSECKDKLVQAIKRIQHEVDESREAESETYIDSVELEGQFDSLEREIRAEFGNLHRFLDEEECKDLERLKREQGRALKRLKERENDIYQQRKDLEKAVAVLNSKLAEEESSKMLKISGQICPAARGGQ is encoded by the exons ATGTACGGAAAGCACATGAACGACATCTGCAACAGAGACCTCTCTGAATGCAAG GACAAACTTGTCCAGGCTATTAAAAGAATCCAGCATGAAGTGGACGAGAGCAGGGAGGCAGAAAGTGAGACATACATAGACTCAGTAGAACTAGAG GGCCAGTTTGACAGTCTGGAACGAGAGATCCGAGCCGAGTTCGGGAACCTCCATCGCTTCCTGGATGAGGAGGAGTGCAAGGACCTGGAGCGACTGAAGAGGGAGCAAGGGAGAGCATTAAAGCGACTGAAGGAGAGGGAAAATGATATCTACCAGCAACGGAAAGACCTGGAGAAAGCTGTGGCCGTGCTCAACAGTAAACTAGCGGAGGAGGAGAGCTCCAAGATGCTAAAA ATCTCAGGTCAGATTTGTCCCGCCGCCAGAGGTGGACAGTGA
- the LOC133479609 gene encoding E3 ubiquitin-protein ligase TRIM38-like isoform X2 produces MYGKHMNDICNRDLSECKGQFDSLEREIRAEFGNLHRFLDEEECKDLERLKREQGRALKRLKERENDIYQQRKDLEKAVAVLNSKLAEEESSKMLKDIQDLIKREVYSLILCYACLTTRPSIINILPHLIWSKQISGQICPAARGGQ; encoded by the exons ATGTACGGAAAGCACATGAACGACATCTGCAACAGAGACCTCTCTGAATGCAAG GGCCAGTTTGACAGTCTGGAACGAGAGATCCGAGCCGAGTTCGGGAACCTCCATCGCTTCCTGGATGAGGAGGAGTGCAAGGACCTGGAGCGACTGAAGAGGGAGCAAGGGAGAGCATTAAAGCGACTGAAGGAGAGGGAAAATGATATCTACCAGCAACGGAAAGACCTGGAGAAAGCTGTGGCCGTGCTCAACAGTAAACTAGCGGAGGAGGAGAGCTCCAAGATGCTAAAA GACATACAAGATCTCATTAAAAGGGAAGTATACTCATTAATCTTGTGTTACGCATGCCTCACAACACGCCCATCAATCATTAACATCCTACCCCACCTCATCTGGTCCAAACAGATCTCAGGTCAGATTTGTCCCGCCGCCAGAGGTGGACAGTGA
- the LOC133479608 gene encoding E3 ubiquitin-protein ligase TRIM69-like → MNPSTPKPLILVSPLPLYRESSLWLLPDITRVTFDPETAHPLLSVSRSCTSVWFDDAKDLPECSQDNPKRFHHYYCVLGREGFSVGRHYWEVEVGQKTAWRLGVARADVSRGEMAATSTSGGLWTLALKNGDILACTDPTPVRVNMSLHLARVGVFLDCEKEEVSFYNASNMAPMYTFATGTLLVPLYPFYNPCDTDDGRNTAPISIFSPSL, encoded by the coding sequence ATGAAccccagcacccctaaaccgCTTATACTAGTATCACCACTGCCACTGTACAGAGAAAGTTCACTGTGGTTGCTTCCAGATATTACACGGGTGACATTCGACCCAGAGACAGCCCACCCTCTCCTGTCCGTGTCCCGGTCCTGCACCTCAGTGTGGTTTGACGATGCTAAAGACCTGCCAGAATGCAGCCAGGACAACCCCAAACGCTTCCACCACTATTACTGCGTGCTGGGCCGAGAGGGCTTCAGCGTGGGACGACACTACtgggaggtggaggtgggacaaAAGACGGCGTGGAGACTGGGCGTGGCACGGGCCGACGTGTCCAGAGGGGAGATGGCGGCCACCAGCACCTCCGGTGGTCTTTGGACTTTGGCCCTGAAGAATGGAGACATCTTGGCTTGCACTGATCCCACACCAGTCAGAGTCAACATGTCGCTTCACCTGGCTCGGGTCGGCgtgtttttggactgtgagaAGGAGGAGGTGTCTTTTTATAATGCTAGTAACATGGCGCCCATGTACACTTTCGCCACGGGAACTCTCCTGGTTCCTTTGTACCCCTTCTACAACCCGTGTGACACTGACGATGGCAGGAACACAGCTCCCATTAGCATCTTTAGCCCCTCACTTTGA